The Streptomyces europaeiscabiei genome window below encodes:
- a CDS encoding SRPBCC family protein, whose protein sequence is MDWCHYRFRSRWDLPAPPAAVYDVLQRADDYPHWWPQVREVIRIDDTTGIIRIRSALPYDLAFTAREVRRDAAAGILEIEMTGDLDGWARWTLTADGPGTLARYDQEVDVAKPLLRRLAVPGRPVFRANHALMMRAGRRGLLAYLAAHGQAV, encoded by the coding sequence ATGGACTGGTGCCACTACCGCTTCCGCAGCCGCTGGGACCTGCCCGCGCCGCCCGCCGCCGTGTATGACGTGCTCCAGCGGGCCGACGACTATCCGCACTGGTGGCCGCAGGTCCGCGAGGTGATCCGGATCGACGACACCACCGGCATCATCCGGATCCGCTCGGCCCTGCCGTACGACCTCGCCTTCACCGCGCGGGAGGTGCGGCGCGACGCGGCGGCCGGGATCCTGGAGATCGAGATGACCGGTGACCTGGACGGCTGGGCCCGCTGGACGCTCACCGCCGACGGGCCCGGCACCCTCGCCCGTTACGACCAGGAAGTCGATGTCGCCAAGCCCTTGCTGAGACGGCTCGCCGTGCCGGGACGGCCCGTGTTCCGGGCCAACCACGCGCTGATGATGCGGGCAGGCCGACGAGGACTCCTCGCGTACCTCGCGGCCCATGGCCAAGCGGTTTGA
- a CDS encoding HIT family protein gives MLHCMTSEPEQQIGVGTQDAFQRLWTPHRMAYIQGENKPTGPGADDGCPFCSIPAKSDEDGLIIRRGEHVYAVLNLYPYNGGHLMVVPYRHVADYTDLTGPETTELAELTKQSMTALRTASGAHGFNIGMNQGTVAGAGIAAHLHQHIVPRWGGDTNFMPVVGHTRILPQLLADTRKMLAEAWPTV, from the coding sequence ATGCTGCACTGCATGACGAGTGAGCCGGAGCAGCAGATCGGAGTGGGAACGCAGGACGCGTTCCAGCGCCTGTGGACGCCCCACCGGATGGCGTACATCCAGGGTGAGAACAAGCCGACCGGCCCCGGCGCCGACGACGGCTGTCCGTTCTGCTCGATTCCGGCGAAATCGGATGAGGACGGCCTGATCATCAGGCGTGGGGAGCACGTGTACGCGGTGCTCAACCTCTACCCGTACAACGGCGGCCACCTCATGGTCGTGCCCTACCGGCACGTCGCCGACTACACGGATCTCACCGGGCCGGAGACCACCGAGCTGGCCGAGCTGACCAAGCAGTCCATGACCGCCCTGCGCACCGCCTCAGGCGCCCACGGCTTCAACATCGGCATGAACCAGGGCACGGTCGCGGGAGCGGGCATCGCGGCCCATCTCCACCAGCACATCGTCCCTCGCTGGGGCGGCGACACCAACTTCATGCCGGTTGTCGGCCACACGCGGATCCTGCCCCAACTCCTGGCCGACACGAGGAAGATGCTCGCGGAGGCCTGGCCCACGGTGTGA
- a CDS encoding 3'-5' exonuclease, whose amino-acid sequence MTCWYEGPLAAFDTETTGVDVETDRIVSAAVVVQDAPGTRPRVTRWLVNPGVPVPAGATAVHGLTDEQLQRDGRWPAPVMEEIARALAEQAVRGRPLVVMNAPFDLTLLDRELRRHRASSLDHWFEATPLRVLDPRVLDKHLDRYRKGRRTLTDLCAHYEVVLDGAHDAGADAQAAMDVVRAVGRRFATRLARLSPAELHTLQAVWHAAQARGLQAWFARSGTEEAVDPAWPLRPELSAAA is encoded by the coding sequence ATGACGTGTTGGTACGAGGGGCCCTTGGCGGCATTCGACACGGAGACCACTGGTGTGGACGTCGAGACCGACCGGATCGTGTCGGCCGCCGTCGTCGTCCAGGACGCGCCCGGCACCCGTCCCCGGGTGACGCGGTGGCTGGTGAACCCGGGCGTGCCGGTGCCCGCCGGGGCGACGGCGGTGCACGGGCTGACGGACGAGCAGTTGCAGCGCGACGGCCGCTGGCCTGCGCCGGTGATGGAGGAGATAGCCAGGGCGCTGGCCGAGCAGGCGGTGCGCGGCCGTCCGCTGGTGGTCATGAACGCGCCGTTCGATCTGACGCTGCTGGACCGTGAGTTGCGGCGGCATCGCGCCTCGTCGCTGGACCACTGGTTCGAGGCGACCCCGTTGCGGGTCCTCGATCCGCGGGTCCTGGACAAGCATCTGGACCGTTACCGCAAGGGTCGGCGCACCCTCACCGATCTGTGCGCGCACTACGAGGTCGTCCTGGACGGCGCGCACGACGCGGGGGCCGACGCACAGGCGGCGATGGACGTCGTCCGCGCTGTGGGGCGCCGCTTCGCGACCCGTCTCGCCCGTCTCTCCCCCGCCGAACTGCACACGCTGCAGGCTGTGTGGCACGCGGCGCAGGCACGCGGTCTGCAGGCCTGGTTCGCGCGCAGCGGCACGGAGGAGGCGGTGGACCCTGCGTGGCCGCTGCGGCCGGAGCTGTCGGCGGCGGCATGA
- a CDS encoding elongation factor G-like protein EF-G2 has product MGDKANAHPGAAGRATAADHPASVRNVVLVGHCGSGKTTLVEALALTAGAVNRAGRVEDGGTVSDYDEIEHRQQRSVQLSLVPVEWGGYKINLLDTPGYADFVGELRAGLRAADAALFVVSASDGVDGSTRMVWEECAAVGMPRAIVVTHLEAARADFEEMTRICAETFGGDDPDAVLPLYLPLHGPQGPDGHAPVTGLTGLLSQKLFDYSSGERKESEPGPEQLPAIEEARNRLIEGIIAESEDETLMDRYLGGEEIDVSTLIDDLERAVARGVFHPVLAAAPAADGAKQGLGTVELLELVTGGFPTPLEREAPAVTTPEGRPREIKAACDPDGPLVAEVVKTASDPYVGRISLVRVFSGTLHPDETVHVSGHGLADRGHEDHDVDERIGALSTPFGKQQRTLTHCIAGDLACVAKLNRAETGDTLSAKDDPLLMEPWEMPDPLLPLAIQAHSKADEDKLSQGLARLVAEDPTMRLEQNQDTHQVVLWCLGEAHADVALERLRSRYGVQVDVVPHRVSLRETFADRSAGRGRHVKQSGGHGQYAICEIEVEPLPGGSGIEFVDKVVGGAVPRQFIPSVEKGVRAQAAKGVAAGYPLIDVRITLRDGKAHSVDSSDAAFQTAGALALREAAVDARIHLLEPVAEVSVLVGDSYVGPVMSDLSGRRGRVVGTEQAGGGRTLVRAEVPEIEIDRYAVDLRSLSHGTARFGRRYTRHEPMPSHVAEKVREQTKEH; this is encoded by the coding sequence ATGGGCGACAAGGCGAACGCACACCCCGGAGCCGCCGGCAGGGCTACGGCGGCCGACCACCCCGCGTCCGTACGGAATGTGGTGCTGGTCGGCCACTGCGGATCGGGCAAGACGACTCTGGTGGAGGCTCTCGCGCTGACGGCGGGAGCGGTGAACCGGGCGGGCCGTGTGGAGGACGGCGGCACCGTCTCCGACTACGACGAGATCGAACACCGGCAGCAACGCTCGGTGCAGCTCTCCCTCGTCCCCGTCGAATGGGGCGGGTACAAGATCAATCTTCTGGACACACCCGGATACGCCGACTTCGTCGGGGAACTCAGGGCCGGTCTGCGAGCGGCGGACGCGGCCCTTTTCGTCGTCTCGGCCTCGGACGGCGTCGACGGCTCGACCCGCATGGTGTGGGAGGAGTGCGCGGCGGTCGGCATGCCACGGGCGATCGTGGTCACACACCTGGAGGCCGCGCGGGCTGACTTCGAGGAGATGACCAGAATCTGCGCGGAGACGTTCGGCGGGGACGACCCCGACGCAGTACTGCCGCTCTATCTGCCGCTGCACGGCCCTCAGGGGCCGGACGGGCACGCGCCCGTGACCGGTCTGACCGGGCTGCTGTCGCAGAAGCTGTTCGACTACTCCTCCGGTGAGCGCAAGGAGTCCGAGCCGGGCCCCGAGCAGCTGCCCGCGATCGAGGAGGCCCGCAACCGGCTCATCGAGGGGATCATCGCCGAGAGCGAGGACGAGACCCTCATGGACCGCTATCTCGGCGGTGAGGAGATCGACGTCTCCACTCTCATCGACGACCTGGAACGGGCCGTCGCCCGCGGGGTCTTCCACCCCGTGCTGGCCGCCGCCCCCGCGGCCGACGGCGCCAAGCAGGGTCTGGGCACGGTCGAACTCCTCGAACTGGTCACCGGCGGCTTCCCCACCCCTCTGGAGCGCGAGGCGCCCGCGGTCACCACCCCCGAGGGCAGGCCCCGCGAGATCAAGGCGGCCTGCGACCCGGACGGACCGCTGGTGGCCGAGGTCGTGAAGACCGCCAGCGACCCGTATGTGGGCCGTATCTCCCTGGTACGGGTCTTCTCCGGGACGCTGCACCCCGACGAGACGGTGCACGTCTCCGGGCACGGGCTCGCCGACCGGGGGCACGAGGACCACGACGTCGACGAGCGGATCGGCGCCCTGTCCACCCCGTTCGGGAAGCAGCAGCGGACGCTCACGCACTGCATCGCGGGCGACCTGGCGTGTGTGGCGAAGCTGAACCGCGCGGAGACCGGGGACACCCTTTCGGCCAAGGACGACCCGCTGCTCATGGAGCCGTGGGAGATGCCCGACCCCTTGCTGCCGCTCGCCATCCAGGCACACAGCAAGGCCGACGAGGACAAGCTCTCCCAGGGCCTCGCCCGGCTCGTGGCCGAGGACCCGACCATGCGGCTCGAACAGAACCAGGACACCCACCAGGTGGTCCTCTGGTGCCTGGGCGAGGCGCACGCCGACGTGGCGCTGGAACGGCTGCGCAGCCGGTACGGCGTCCAGGTCGACGTCGTGCCGCACAGAGTCTCCCTGCGGGAGACGTTCGCCGACAGGTCGGCCGGGCGGGGCCGGCATGTGAAGCAGTCCGGCGGGCACGGGCAGTACGCGATCTGCGAGATCGAGGTGGAGCCGCTGCCCGGCGGCTCGGGCATCGAGTTCGTCGACAAGGTCGTCGGCGGCGCGGTGCCCAGGCAGTTCATCCCGTCCGTCGAGAAGGGGGTGCGGGCGCAGGCGGCCAAGGGCGTCGCGGCCGGCTATCCGCTCATCGACGTACGCATCACGCTGCGGGACGGCAAGGCGCACTCGGTGGACTCCTCGGACGCCGCGTTCCAGACGGCGGGCGCACTGGCGCTGCGTGAGGCCGCGGTGGACGCGAGGATCCATCTCCTGGAGCCGGTGGCCGAGGTGTCGGTCCTGGTCGGCGACTCGTACGTGGGCCCCGTGATGAGCGACCTGTCCGGGCGGCGTGGCCGGGTCGTCGGCACCGAGCAGGCGGGTGGTGGGCGCACCCTCGTCCGGGCCGAGGTACCGGAGATCGAGATCGACCGGTACGCCGTCGATCTGCGTTCCCTGTCCCACGGCACCGCGCGCTTCGGCCGCCGGTACACGCGGCACGAGCCGATGCCCTCCCATGTGGCCGAGAAGGTCCGCGAACAGACCAAGGAGCACTGA
- the thrS gene encoding threonine--tRNA ligase: MSDVRVIIQRDSERDERVVTTGTTAADLFAGERTVVAARVAGELKDLAYEVRDGETVEAVEISSEDGLNILRHSTAHVMAQAVQELFPEAKLGIGPPVRDGFYYDFDVEKPFTPEDLKAVEKKMQEIQKRGQRFSRRVVTDEAAREELADEPYKLELIGLKGSASSDDGADVEVGAGELTIYDNLDAKTGDLCWKDLCRGPHLPTTRNIPAFKLMRNAAAYWRGSEKNPMLQRIYGTAWPSKEELKAHLDFLAEAEKRDHRKLGNELDLFSFPEEVGPGLAVFHPKGGIIRRVMEDYSRKRHEEEGYEFVYSPHATKGKLFETSGHLDWYADGMYPPMQLDDGVDYYLKPMNCPMHNLIFDARGRSYRELPLRLFEFGTVYRYEKSGVVHGLTRSRGFTQDDAHIYCTREQMADELDKTLTFVLNLLRDYGLTDFYLELSTKDPEKFVGSDEAWEEATETLQRVAEKQGLPLVPDPGGAAFYGPKISVQCKDAIGRTWQMSTVQLDFNLPERFDLEYTGPDGSKQRPVMIHRALFGSIERFFAVLLEHYAGAFPAWLAPVQAVGIPIGDAHVEYLQKFAAEAKKKGLRVDVDASSDRMQKKIRNAQKAKVPFMVIAGDEDMAAGAVSFRYRDGSQENGIPVEEAIAKIAKVVEDRVQI, encoded by the coding sequence GTGTCCGACGTCCGTGTGATCATCCAACGCGATTCCGAGCGGGACGAGCGTGTGGTGACGACGGGCACTACGGCCGCCGACCTCTTCGCCGGCGAGCGCACCGTCGTCGCCGCCCGCGTGGCCGGTGAGCTGAAGGACCTCGCGTACGAGGTGCGGGACGGCGAGACCGTCGAGGCCGTGGAGATCTCCTCCGAGGACGGCCTCAACATCCTGCGCCACTCGACCGCGCACGTCATGGCCCAGGCCGTGCAGGAGCTCTTCCCCGAGGCGAAGCTGGGCATCGGCCCGCCGGTCCGGGACGGGTTCTACTACGACTTCGACGTCGAGAAGCCGTTCACGCCCGAGGATCTCAAGGCCGTCGAGAAGAAGATGCAGGAGATCCAGAAGCGCGGCCAGCGCTTCTCTCGCCGCGTCGTCACCGACGAGGCCGCCCGCGAGGAGCTCGCGGACGAGCCGTACAAGCTGGAGCTGATCGGCCTCAAGGGCTCGGCCTCCTCCGACGACGGCGCGGACGTCGAGGTCGGCGCCGGCGAGCTGACGATCTACGACAACCTGGACGCCAAGACCGGTGACCTGTGCTGGAAGGACCTCTGTCGCGGTCCCCACCTGCCCACCACCCGCAACATCCCCGCGTTCAAGCTGATGCGCAACGCCGCCGCGTACTGGCGCGGCAGCGAGAAGAACCCGATGCTCCAGCGCATCTACGGCACCGCCTGGCCCTCCAAGGAGGAGCTGAAGGCGCACCTCGACTTCCTCGCCGAGGCCGAGAAGCGCGACCACCGCAAGCTCGGCAACGAGCTGGACCTGTTCTCCTTCCCGGAGGAGGTCGGCCCCGGCCTTGCCGTCTTCCACCCCAAGGGCGGCATCATCCGCCGGGTCATGGAGGACTACTCGCGCAAGCGGCACGAGGAGGAGGGCTACGAGTTCGTCTACTCGCCGCACGCGACCAAGGGCAAGCTCTTCGAGACCTCGGGCCACCTGGACTGGTACGCCGACGGCATGTACCCGCCCATGCAGCTCGACGATGGCGTGGACTACTACCTCAAGCCCATGAACTGTCCGATGCACAACCTGATCTTCGACGCGCGTGGTCGTTCGTACCGTGAACTCCCGCTGCGCCTCTTCGAGTTCGGGACCGTGTACCGGTACGAGAAGTCAGGCGTCGTGCACGGTCTGACCCGTTCGCGCGGCTTCACGCAGGACGACGCGCACATCTACTGCACCCGTGAGCAGATGGCGGACGAGCTCGACAAGACGCTGACCTTCGTCCTGAACCTGCTGCGCGACTACGGCCTCACGGACTTCTACCTTGAGCTGTCCACCAAGGACCCGGAGAAGTTCGTCGGCTCGGACGAGGCCTGGGAGGAGGCCACCGAGACGTTGCAGCGGGTGGCCGAGAAGCAGGGCCTCCCGCTGGTCCCGGACCCGGGCGGCGCCGCGTTCTACGGGCCGAAGATCTCCGTGCAGTGCAAGGACGCCATCGGCCGCACCTGGCAGATGTCGACGGTGCAGCTCGACTTCAACCTGCCCGAGCGCTTCGACCTGGAGTACACCGGCCCGGACGGCTCCAAGCAGCGCCCGGTCATGATCCACCGCGCGCTGTTCGGCTCGATCGAGCGGTTCTTCGCCGTCCTCCTGGAGCACTACGCGGGCGCGTTCCCGGCATGGCTGGCGCCCGTCCAGGCGGTCGGTATCCCGATCGGCGACGCGCACGTGGAGTACCTGCAGAAGTTCGCCGCCGAGGCGAAGAAGAAGGGGCTGCGCGTCGACGTCGACGCCTCCTCCGACCGTATGCAGAAGAAGATCCGCAACGCACAGAAGGCCAAGGTGCCCTTCATGGTCATCGCGGGTGACGAGGACATGGCGGCCGGCGCCGTCTCCTTCCGCTACCGCGACGGCTCCCAGGAGAACGGCATCCCCGTCGAGGAGGCCATCGCGAAGATCGCGAAGGTCGTGGAGGACCGCGTCCAGATCTGA
- a CDS encoding DUF4365 domain-containing protein → MAIAQPERGGLLPEHAAPLRGSLATTACMETLQVGYLHAVAAAAGCSLSQPFPDNGIDWHVSHGSPGHTVDDEVTIKVQLKATYQLAANPTGRFFSFTLDNQHLAKLARTPVSVHKILVVMIVPRSQEQWLRAGHDRLDLRHCCYWINLAGHPITGRHRTTVRIPTSRIFDDRALCEIMTRVGTGGRP, encoded by the coding sequence ATGGCCATAGCGCAGCCCGAGCGGGGCGGGCTGCTGCCCGAGCACGCGGCACCGCTCCGCGGCTCCCTCGCCACCACCGCCTGCATGGAGACCCTGCAGGTGGGCTACCTGCACGCCGTGGCCGCCGCGGCCGGCTGCTCCCTCTCCCAGCCCTTTCCTGACAACGGCATCGACTGGCACGTCAGCCACGGCTCGCCCGGTCACACCGTCGACGACGAAGTCACCATCAAGGTGCAGCTCAAGGCCACCTACCAGCTCGCGGCGAACCCGACGGGCCGGTTCTTCTCCTTCACTCTCGACAACCAGCACCTGGCGAAACTCGCCCGCACCCCCGTCTCGGTGCACAAGATCCTGGTCGTGATGATCGTCCCCAGATCGCAGGAGCAGTGGCTGCGGGCCGGCCACGACCGGCTCGACCTGCGGCACTGCTGCTACTGGATCAACCTCGCCGGACACCCGATCACCGGTCGGCACCGCACCACCGTGCGCATACCGACCTCGCGCATCTTCGACGACCGAGCGCTCTGCGAGATCATGACGCGGGTCGGAACGGGAGGCAGACCGTGA
- a CDS encoding potassium channel family protein: MDLDSRALRWEQRTGRVLAGASALFLASYTVRVLAHSLPQGWLDLCLAVTLLTWAVFAVDYAVRWRLSGMGPRFVRVHWLDTLVLVLPLLRPLRVVQIHDNVRRHHARPRFSLHARVAVYAGLSATLLGFTAALAVYQQEHTAPDATILTFGDSVWWACSTLSTVGYGDATPVTPPGRLIAVFLMACGLALLGAVTGSFSSWLLQVFAREDERRPPGS; this comes from the coding sequence ATGGACCTCGACAGCCGCGCGCTCCGCTGGGAGCAGCGCACCGGACGCGTCCTCGCCGGGGCGTCGGCTCTCTTCCTCGCCTCCTACACGGTACGGGTGCTCGCCCACAGCCTCCCTCAGGGCTGGCTCGACCTCTGTCTGGCGGTGACCCTGCTGACCTGGGCGGTGTTCGCCGTCGACTACGCGGTGCGCTGGCGGCTGAGCGGGATGGGCCCGAGATTCGTCCGCGTCCACTGGCTCGACACCCTCGTGCTGGTGCTGCCACTGCTGCGGCCCCTGCGTGTGGTGCAGATCCACGACAACGTGCGGCGTCACCACGCCCGGCCCCGGTTCTCCCTGCACGCGCGCGTGGCCGTCTACGCGGGCCTGTCGGCGACCCTGCTCGGCTTCACCGCCGCCCTCGCCGTCTACCAGCAGGAGCACACGGCCCCCGACGCGACGATCCTGACCTTCGGGGACTCCGTGTGGTGGGCCTGCTCCACGCTCTCCACGGTGGGGTACGGGGACGCCACACCCGTGACCCCGCCGGGGCGGCTGATCGCCGTGTTCCTGATGGCCTGCGGTCTCGCGCTGCTCGGGGCGGTGACGGGGTCGTTCTCGTCGTGGCTGCTGCAGGTGTTCGCACGGGAGGACGAGCGAAGGCCCCCGGGAAGCTGA
- a CDS encoding SCO7613 C-terminal domain-containing membrane protein, with product MPYGVTRTTLRDMTHSPSPAEELRVLDSELRQLDARRAFLLARRAWLLNVLYTPTPAPTAPSVPPVRRPEATAPSVQNVLLLLGGVLLTVAAIAFTLVSWGNLGIAGRALVLGAVTVAALGTPVPLLRRGLRSTAETVSGLGLALTVLDAYALHEVVFTGADGTGYAAAAAAVLAVVWAAYGLGLGALVPRAADTDSAITRTALGLPLPLALIAAQLPFLLWSFAMNAGVETVTAVVLVTAAADTAIALRVSHKPVRIVAVVGAFGWGVWGVLAAGWLSWAAAGPSAAARAAALLALAAAIALTTAWLTAKPTLALGTAVAGGLLAVTGLGGIARAALPDMWTVPGYLLCGIALLATVRTSAPEPVRRGLAHASAVVQALALATALPVVAIALLGPVSRLEHIWSGAPEDARAAVTLDVPWPPNAATVPLMLAVVAGVLALTARTASWRTQALVGAFVLAWATALALPAVLELPYTAGLVAHGLVCVATLAFAGLSRSTETQRLRAPLPLTGALLALVTSLNLALHSLATEPVTLTVLAASTVLFAAAAWRTGLGPLTAPASLVHATALTCAIGASVGWEPQHTALLVLTVPAVAALLAARLGAAPMTIPVEAAGAAAGLLAIALSATHPPLLALTLALCGVIAAGTAVRPDRRAVGYASAALFVLASWVRLAAWEVGSPEAYTLPVTVPALVVGHLRRRRDRTTSSWTAYGPGLVVTLVPSLVAAWGDQHWLRPLLLGAAALAVTLLGARHRLQAPLLLGGAALVLVALHELAPYIAQVVDTLPRWVPPALAGLVLLALGATYEQRLRDARRMRDMLGKLG from the coding sequence ATGCCGTACGGCGTGACACGGACCACACTCCGGGACATGACGCATTCTCCGTCCCCGGCCGAGGAGTTGCGGGTCCTCGACTCCGAGCTGCGGCAACTCGACGCCCGCCGCGCCTTCCTGCTGGCGCGCCGCGCGTGGCTGCTGAACGTCCTGTACACGCCGACGCCCGCACCCACCGCTCCCTCCGTACCGCCCGTGCGGCGCCCCGAGGCGACGGCGCCGAGCGTCCAGAACGTGCTGCTGCTCCTCGGTGGCGTTCTGCTGACCGTCGCGGCGATCGCGTTCACGCTGGTCAGCTGGGGAAACCTGGGAATCGCCGGCCGGGCCCTGGTCCTCGGCGCGGTGACCGTGGCCGCGCTGGGCACCCCGGTGCCGCTCCTGCGCCGCGGCCTGCGCTCGACCGCCGAGACTGTGTCCGGTCTCGGTCTCGCCCTGACGGTCCTGGACGCGTACGCCCTGCACGAGGTCGTGTTCACCGGGGCGGACGGCACGGGCTACGCCGCGGCCGCGGCGGCGGTGCTGGCGGTGGTGTGGGCGGCGTACGGGCTGGGACTCGGCGCGCTGGTGCCCCGGGCCGCCGACACCGACTCGGCGATCACCCGCACCGCCCTCGGTCTGCCGCTCCCCCTCGCCCTCATCGCCGCTCAACTCCCTTTCCTCCTCTGGTCGTTCGCGATGAACGCGGGCGTGGAGACGGTCACGGCCGTGGTGCTGGTGACAGCGGCGGCCGACACCGCGATCGCGCTCCGGGTGTCCCACAAGCCGGTACGGATCGTCGCCGTCGTGGGCGCGTTCGGCTGGGGTGTCTGGGGTGTCCTGGCGGCCGGGTGGCTCTCGTGGGCCGCCGCCGGCCCGAGCGCCGCCGCCCGTGCGGCGGCGCTCCTCGCCCTCGCCGCGGCGATCGCCCTGACCACCGCCTGGCTCACCGCGAAGCCGACCCTGGCCCTCGGCACCGCAGTCGCCGGAGGGCTGCTCGCGGTGACGGGCCTCGGCGGTATCGCCCGCGCGGCCCTGCCCGACATGTGGACGGTCCCGGGCTATCTGCTCTGCGGGATCGCCCTGTTGGCGACCGTACGGACGTCCGCTCCCGAGCCCGTACGTCGAGGCCTCGCCCACGCCTCCGCCGTCGTCCAGGCCCTCGCCCTGGCCACCGCGCTGCCGGTCGTGGCCATCGCGCTGCTCGGCCCGGTCAGCCGACTGGAGCACATCTGGTCCGGCGCGCCCGAGGACGCCCGTGCGGCGGTGACGCTCGATGTGCCGTGGCCCCCGAACGCGGCGACCGTGCCTCTCATGCTCGCCGTGGTCGCCGGCGTGCTGGCTCTGACCGCGCGCACCGCCTCGTGGCGCACCCAGGCCCTGGTCGGCGCCTTCGTCCTCGCCTGGGCGACGGCCCTGGCGCTCCCGGCGGTCCTCGAACTGCCGTACACGGCCGGGCTGGTGGCGCACGGCCTCGTGTGCGTGGCCACGCTCGCCTTCGCGGGCCTCTCACGGTCGACGGAAACCCAGCGGCTCCGGGCACCGCTGCCCCTCACCGGCGCGCTCCTGGCCCTCGTCACGTCCCTGAACCTGGCCCTCCACTCCCTCGCCACCGAACCGGTGACCCTCACCGTCCTCGCCGCCTCGACCGTCCTCTTCGCGGCGGCGGCATGGCGCACGGGCCTCGGCCCCCTCACCGCGCCCGCCTCCCTCGTCCACGCCACCGCCCTGACCTGCGCGATCGGCGCGTCCGTCGGCTGGGAGCCGCAGCATACGGCCCTGCTCGTCCTCACCGTCCCGGCCGTCGCGGCCCTACTCGCGGCACGCCTCGGCGCCGCGCCCATGACCATCCCGGTCGAGGCGGCCGGCGCCGCGGCCGGCCTCCTGGCGATCGCCCTCTCCGCCACGCACCCGCCCCTGCTGGCCCTGACCCTCGCGCTCTGCGGAGTCATCGCCGCGGGTACGGCCGTACGACCGGACCGCAGAGCCGTCGGCTACGCCTCCGCCGCTCTGTTCGTGCTGGCCTCCTGGGTACGACTGGCGGCCTGGGAGGTCGGCTCCCCGGAGGCGTACACGCTGCCGGTGACCGTCCCGGCCCTGGTCGTCGGCCACCTGCGCCGGCGCCGGGACCGGACGACCTCGTCCTGGACGGCCTACGGCCCGGGACTCGTCGTCACGCTCGTCCCGAGCCTCGTCGCCGCCTGGGGCGACCAGCACTGGCTCCGCCCCCTGCTGCTGGGCGCCGCCGCCCTGGCCGTCACGCTGCTGGGCGCCCGCCACCGCCTCCAGGCCCCACTTCTCCTCGGCGGCGCCGCACTCGTCCTGGTCGCCCTGCACGAACTCGCGCCGTACATCGCCCAGGTCGTCGACACCCTCCCCCGTTGGGTGCCTCCCGCACTCGCGGGCCTGGTACTGCTCGCCCTGGGCGCCACGTACGAACAGCGGTTGCGTGACGCACGGCGTATGCGGGACATGCTCGGAAAGCTCGGCTGA